ACACAAGTCAATAACGTATTAAACAGTTTAAAGTTGCCTGAAGGTGTCACTGTATTACCTAGTTCAGCAACAGAAACCAACAAGCAGTTGCAAGACTCCCTCAAATTATTGGGTGGATTGGCTGCTTTTCTTGTATTTGTAGTAATGGCTGTGCAATATAACTCACTTGTAGATCCACTAGTAATTATGTTTACAATCCCGCTAGCACTCGCAGGAGGGATTTTCGGGCTTTACATTACTAAGACAGCAATCGGTGCAACTGTGATAGTCGGTGCAGTGTTACTTGTGGGTATTGTAGTTAACAACGCTATCATTATGGTGGAATTGGCGAATCAAATTCGCGAAAGAGAAGGAGTTGACCGTCAAACCGCTATTTTGAAAGCATCACCCCAACGTTTGCGTCCGGTTTTGATGACCACTATCACAACTGTTTTGGGTATGTTTCCCATGGCATTGGGAATAGGAGAAGGTTCTGAATTTTTGCAACCTTTAGGTGTTGTTGTGTTTGCAGGGTTGTCTTTGGCAACAGTGCTGACATTATTTATCATTCCCTGTTTTTATACTCTGCTACATGATTTGATGGATGGGAAATGGGCAAAGTCTATATTTAGCAGATTGGGTAAATTGAAAACCCGTTTCCAAAAGTTGATGTTTAGAAGGTTTCGTTAGTGGTTAGTGGTTAGTAGGGACGCAAAGACTTGTGGGTGATTGGAAATCACGCCTATACAGGTGAAACCCACTTGCGTGGGTTTTAAAACCTTGACTTTCCGTTAGTCCGCGCAGGCGGACTTCGCCTGTGTAGTAGTGAATTCTATTCGCTCAATACTTTCTTTGAATTTTGAATTGCTTATTGCTATGCTAGTGCAGCAATTTCAAGACTCAGAATCAACAAAACCTTAGTGAGTCTAACGCCTCAACTTAACAAAACCAAACTTTCAGAAAATGTACGGAGTAATGATGCGATCGCAAATGATTGTTTCCCTGGAGCTTTCTCCCAAATTGTTACCAATTTAGTAATGAACTCAATGAGTCACGCCTATCAGCTAGGGGAGGAAGGTCAGTTGTGTTTTGAAGTTATCCATCAAGATGATAGGTTAATCATTCACTACACTGATGATGGATGTGGCATTTCAGAAAAAACGTTAATAAAATTTTTGAACCTTTCTTTACAACTGCTCGAAGTTGTGGAAGAAGTAGGTTAGGATTGCATATCCTATACAATTTAGTCACTCAAAAACTTGAGGGTACTATTTGCTGCGAAAGCGAGCACGTAGAAGTTCTTCCCACATCAATTTAGCACAATATTTATTATTAATTTACCAATCAATAAGACTTTTCAGTAATATGACTGATGTAAGTAAAAACGACAATAGTTTAGTCTATTTAGACGATGATACCTCTCACCAAGAAGTCACTGATGCGTGGAAAGTCATGATTGTGGACGATGATATATACGTTCACCAAGCTACCTATATAGCATTAGAAGATTTTACATTTGAGGGCAAACCTTTAAAACTTATTTCAGCCTTCTCTGGCGTTGAAGCGCAAAAATTGATTCAAGATAACCCCGATACAGCTTTTATTTTATTAGATGTGGTGATGGAAACCCAAGATGCTGGTTTAAAGGTTATACAATATATTCGGGAAGTCTTAAAAAATCAATTAGTCCGTATTATTTTACGCACGGCTCAACCCGGACAAGCCCCAGAAACATCAGTCATCTTAAATTACGATATTAACGACTATAAAACTAAGCTAGAACTTACACAACAAAAGCTCATTACAACCACTATAGTTGCTCTGCGTTCATATCGACAAATTTTCCAAACTCAACAACCTCAATCCAGCACAACGCTAGCTAACATTTTAGTGGTTGATGATAATCTTAGTGACTTACAATTGCTGAGCAAAACTTTATCAAAATCTGGATATAAAGTTCGACCAACACAAAGTGGAAGTTTAGCAATTCGCTCTGCCAATTTATACCAACCAGACCTTATATTGCTAGATATTCATTTGAGAGACCATGATGGTTATACGGTTTGTCAGCAGTTAAAATCTACCGAACCAACAAGTGATATTCCAGTTATTTTTATTAGTGCTTCAAGTGAAATATTTGATAAAATCAAAGCTTTTGAAGTTGGAGGAATTGATTACATCACCAAACCGTTTCAACCAGAGGAGATTATTGCTCGAATTGAAACTCATCTGACAAACCGAAGACTGAAACAACAATTAGAAGAACAAAATCGGCGATTGCAGCAAGAAATTCAGATTCGGACTGCAGCAGAAGAACGTTTGCTGATAGTAGAAAGAGCGATCGCAGCCACTTCTGATGGTATTGTCATTACTACGGCTTCTCCCGATTATGCGTTAGTTTATGTCAATTCAGGGTTTGAAAACCTCACGGGTTACTCTGCTGCAGAAGTTATTGGCAAAAATTGTCGCTTTCTACAGGGAGATGAAACAAATCAACCCGGACTTTTAGAACTTCGCCAAGCTTTGAGAAAAGGGAAAGAGTGTAAGGTTGTCGTGCGGAATTTTCGTAAAGATGGAACTGGCTTTTGGAATGAACTCAAGATTTCTCCAGTTTATGATGCTGCAGGGAACTTGACAAATTTTATCGGCGTAATCACAGATATTTCCGAACGCCTTGCAACTGAACAAGCTCTTGCTGTTGCTAAAGAAGCAGCAGAACAAGGAAGCAAAGCGAAAAGCGCCTTTCTTGCTAACATGAGCCATGAATTAAGAACTCCTTTAAATGCAATCCTTGGTTTTTCTCAATTGATGCTTCGCAGCCCGAACCTTCCTACCGATCAAAAAGAGAATTTACATATTATTCATAGTAGCGGCGAACATTTACTTGCCCTCATCAACCAAATTCTTGATTTTTCTAAAATAGAAGCAGGACGAGTCACCCTTAATTGCAAAATTTTTGATCTTATTGACCTGCTTGATGAAGTTAGACATTTATTTCGCCTCAAAGCAAAAGAAAAAGGCTTGGAATTGATCCTTGATTGTAATGTTGAGGTTCCTCAATATATCCGTACAGATGAAGTCAAATTGCGTCAAGTTTTGATTAACCTGCTATCCAATGCAATCAAGTTTACCGTTCAAGGAAGCGTTACATTCACGGTAGAACTCACTTCCAACTTAGAAACATTAACCAATTCAAATCAAACATTTATAATTTTTTCCATCACAGATACAGGCATTGGTATTGCTCCTAGTGAAATAAATAATCTCTTTCAACCGTTTGTACAAACCTCATCAGGTCAGAAATCTTACGAGGGTACGGGTTTGGGCTTAGCTATTAGCCGCCAATTTGTGCAACTTATGGGAGGTGAGATCGCTGTCCGTAGTACACTTGGGTGTGGCACAACATTTACATTTAAGCTACCCGTGGATGTAAACTTTGAGGCTAACAAACCAGAATCTCAACAGTTGACCCCTCGCGTGATTGCTTTAGAACCGAATCATCCGCCCTATCGCCTCCTCATAGTGGATGACATAGATTACAATCGTCAACTCTTGGTAAAACTCCTTGCACCTCTTGGTTTTGAACTTAAAGAAGCAAATAACGGTCAACAAGCGATTGAAATCTGGGAAGATTGGCAACCTCATTTAATTTGGATGGATTTACGAATGCCCGTTTTAGATGGTTACAAGGCAACCCAGTACATTCGTGCTCAATCCAGAGGATTGTCATGCGCGATTGTTGCTTTGACTGCCAGTACATTACAAGACGTGGAAGCCTCCACTCTTGCTATGGGCTTTAATGCTTTTATCCGCAAACCCGTATCAGAGAAAACTATTTTTGATACTCTCAACAAGTATCTGGGAGTGCATTACATCTACGAACAGACAATATCTGATGCTAACAATTCAATGGAATTAATTGAAATACCAAAACTCTCAGTTCAATGGGTGACTGAGATGAAGCAAGCAATCAACTGCGCCGATTTAGAGTTGATAGATAACCTTATTGCTCAAACCTACGTTGAGAATCCCTCTTTTTCCCAATACCTCCAAGGTCATCTTAACAATTTTGAGTACAAGAAAATTCTCAGTATAATTACAGAAAATCATTCAAAAGAAGAAGAGTTCAACAAATGACTTTTTCTATCTGCTAAAGCTTGCTATATTTAATACCTACACTTTTGAGATGATTTTCAAGGTGCATCACCAGGAACATCTATGAATTTTTCGTTAAACAACAAACAAAAAGCAGAGATTTTAGTAGTATATAATACACCAACTGCTTTGGATTGGTTAGTAAGTGTATTACAGAAAAATAACTACGAAGTTCATCTTGCAAACAATGGCTACTCAGCAATTGAGATTGCTAGAACAAAGATTCCCGATTTAATTCTGCTGGACATTGTCTTATCCGATATGAATGGCTACAGCATTTGTCAGCAACTGAAAGCTTCTCCTCAAACAAGTGAAATTTCCATCATATTTACTAGTGGGTTAAATGAGCGATTAGATATAGCCAAGGCCTTTCAAGTTGGCGGTGCTGACTATATCATTAAACCTTTCCAAGCTGAGGAGGTTTTAGCACGAGTTCATAATCAACTCTCCCAACGTTTTCTTCAGAAGATACTTCAACAACAAACTAAGTTATTGCACCAGCAAAACAAGCAACTTCAAGCAGAAATTACAGAACGCCAACTTCTTCAGCAGAAACTTTTTACATCTGAAAAAAAAATGCGTACTGTTTTAGCTGCGATGACTGATATTGTTATTGTTATTGATATTACAGAAGAACAAATTAATAATATAGAAATTATCCCAACACAAGTAGTAGAAAAACAGAATTCTAATACAGATAGAGTCAGTCAGATATTAGAACAATTTTTTCAAGATGAAACTGCCGAAACTTGGTTAAGTCTGATTCAAAAAGCTCTAGACACAAAGGAGACTGTTAATTTAGATTTCTGCCTTAACGATTTAGAGAAGACAGTGTGGTTGACAGCAGCAATTTCTCCCATGCGCGATCGCTCAGTTATTCTAGTAGCAAGAGATATTAACGACCGCAAACTTGCAGAAGAAGCATTGCGAATAGCAGAAGAACGCTATCACAGCATTGTTGAAAATGCGATCGTCGGTATCTATCAATCAACTCCTGACGGACGCTACATCAGTGCAAACCAAGCACTAGCTAACATGTACGGTTACTCTTGTCCGGAAGAACTGATCGAAAACGTACAATATATTGGTCAGCAGTTATATTTTGATTCCCATCGACGCCAACAATACGTGACTGAGATCGAAACAAATGATGCTGTAACAGGATTCGAGTCAATCATATGCCGTAAAGATGGAACATCCATATGGATTTCAGAAACTGCACGTGGGGTTCGAGATCTAACGGGGAAGTTGCTTTACTACGAAGGTATGGTCACTGAGATTACCGATCGCATGGTAGCACAAGAAGCCTTAAAATTTCAGCAAGCTCAAACTGAAGAACTGCTACTCAACATTTTGCCTCAACCCATTGCCGAACGCCTCCAAGCAGGAGAAAGCCCAATTGCCGATCGATGCGAAGAAGTTAGTGTCTTATTTGCCGATTTGGTAGGGTTTACCTCCTTCTCAACCCAAAAAAATCCAGCAGAAATCGTAGAAGTTTTAAATAAAATTTTTTCTCAATTCGATCGGTTAGCAGAAAAGCACAATTTAGAGAAAATTAAAACAATTGGGGACGCCTACATGGTGGTTGGCGGTTTACCGACACCATGTGGGGATAGTGCTCAAAAAACTGCACAAATGGCACTAGATATGCAAGCTTGTTTAGCTCAATTCAATGCTGAAACAACAGAGACATTTCAAGTGCGAATAGGTATAAACACGGGAGAGGTAGTAGCTGGAGTGATTGGTATGACTAAATTTACTTATGACTTGTGGGGAGATACAGTCAACATTGCATCGCGTATGGAATCCAATGGATTACCTGGTAAGATTCAAGTCAGTGCTGCAACCTATGACCGTTTAAAAGAGCAATTTGAATTTGAAAAGCGTGGAAAAATCGCCATCAAAGGCAAAGGAGAAATGATGACTTACTGGCTTTTGGCAAAAGCAAGAGACGTTGAAACATCCCTATGAATTTTGCTAGCAGTCAAAAATCCAAAGCCACCATTTTGGTAGTTGATGATACACCTGCCAACTTGCGCTTATTAGTTAACGTCTTGCAACAAAATGGCTATAAAGTTCGACCTGTACCGGATGGAAACTTAGCA
This genomic interval from Scytonema hofmannii PCC 7110 contains the following:
- a CDS encoding adenylate/guanylate cyclase domain-containing protein; the encoded protein is MNFSLNNKQKAEILVVYNTPTALDWLVSVLQKNNYEVHLANNGYSAIEIARTKIPDLILLDIVLSDMNGYSICQQLKASPQTSEISIIFTSGLNERLDIAKAFQVGGADYIIKPFQAEEVLARVHNQLSQRFLQKILQQQTKLLHQQNKQLQAEITERQLLQQKLFTSEKKMRTVLAAMTDIVIVIDITEEQINNIEIIPTQVVEKQNSNTDRVSQILEQFFQDETAETWLSLIQKALDTKETVNLDFCLNDLEKTVWLTAAISPMRDRSVILVARDINDRKLAEEALRIAEERYHSIVENAIVGIYQSTPDGRYISANQALANMYGYSCPEELIENVQYIGQQLYFDSHRRQQYVTEIETNDAVTGFESIICRKDGTSIWISETARGVRDLTGKLLYYEGMVTEITDRMVAQEALKFQQAQTEELLLNILPQPIAERLQAGESPIADRCEEVSVLFADLVGFTSFSTQKNPAEIVEVLNKIFSQFDRLAEKHNLEKIKTIGDAYMVVGGLPTPCGDSAQKTAQMALDMQACLAQFNAETTETFQVRIGINTGEVVAGVIGMTKFTYDLWGDTVNIASRMESNGLPGKIQVSAATYDRLKEQFEFEKRGKIAIKGKGEMMTYWLLAKARDVETSL
- a CDS encoding ATP-binding protein, encoding MSLTPQLNKTKLSENVRSNDAIANDCFPGAFSQIVTNLVMNSMSHAYQLGEEGQLCFEVIHQDDRLIIHYTDDGCGISEKTLIKFLNLSLQLLEVVEEVG
- a CDS encoding response regulator, which encodes MTDVSKNDNSLVYLDDDTSHQEVTDAWKVMIVDDDIYVHQATYIALEDFTFEGKPLKLISAFSGVEAQKLIQDNPDTAFILLDVVMETQDAGLKVIQYIREVLKNQLVRIILRTAQPGQAPETSVILNYDINDYKTKLELTQQKLITTTIVALRSYRQIFQTQQPQSSTTLANILVVDDNLSDLQLLSKTLSKSGYKVRPTQSGSLAIRSANLYQPDLILLDIHLRDHDGYTVCQQLKSTEPTSDIPVIFISASSEIFDKIKAFEVGGIDYITKPFQPEEIIARIETHLTNRRLKQQLEEQNRRLQQEIQIRTAAEERLLIVERAIAATSDGIVITTASPDYALVYVNSGFENLTGYSAAEVIGKNCRFLQGDETNQPGLLELRQALRKGKECKVVVRNFRKDGTGFWNELKISPVYDAAGNLTNFIGVITDISERLATEQALAVAKEAAEQGSKAKSAFLANMSHELRTPLNAILGFSQLMLRSPNLPTDQKENLHIIHSSGEHLLALINQILDFSKIEAGRVTLNCKIFDLIDLLDEVRHLFRLKAKEKGLELILDCNVEVPQYIRTDEVKLRQVLINLLSNAIKFTVQGSVTFTVELTSNLETLTNSNQTFIIFSITDTGIGIAPSEINNLFQPFVQTSSGQKSYEGTGLGLAISRQFVQLMGGEIAVRSTLGCGTTFTFKLPVDVNFEANKPESQQLTPRVIALEPNHPPYRLLIVDDIDYNRQLLVKLLAPLGFELKEANNGQQAIEIWEDWQPHLIWMDLRMPVLDGYKATQYIRAQSRGLSCAIVALTASTLQDVEASTLAMGFNAFIRKPVSEKTIFDTLNKYLGVHYIYEQTISDANNSMELIEIPKLSVQWVTEMKQAINCADLELIDNLIAQTYVENPSFSQYLQGHLNNFEYKKILSIITENHSKEEEFNK